A part of Brachybacterium faecium DSM 4810 genomic DNA contains:
- a CDS encoding ABC-type dipeptide/oligopeptide/nickel transport system, permease component (PFAM: Binding-protein-dependent transport system inner membrane component) → MSTALDPEAEDTPRRTRRRASGGLGRYILVRFLLIIPTVLILMTMVFFLMRITGDPITAALGGRLTPDQLAQRRAEAGYDRPLIVQYFDYLGGVLRGDFGTTYTDNTPVTEVLTTYGAATFELVVYSLVVALLLGVPLGMIAARTRDRWPDAVLRIIAILGYATPVFFVGLLLKLVFSVGLGWLPVAGRLSTSGQITMSTILNPSPFSLLDALRLGDTELLRDVLGHAVLPAVALGILTGGVFLRLVRTNMIGTLEMQYIESARSRGVAETRLTTRHGLRPALIPIITVMGMQVAMMLGGAVLTETTFEWNGLGYMLAEYMKARDYIAVQGIVMMLAVIVALSNFVVDVIAALIDPRVRY, encoded by the coding sequence GTGAGCACCGCGCTCGACCCCGAGGCCGAGGACACCCCCCGGCGCACGCGCAGACGTGCGTCGGGAGGCCTCGGCCGCTACATCCTCGTCCGCTTCCTGCTCATCATCCCCACCGTCCTCATCCTCATGACGATGGTGTTCTTCCTGATGCGGATCACCGGCGACCCGATCACCGCGGCCCTCGGCGGCCGCCTCACCCCCGACCAGCTGGCGCAGCGACGGGCCGAGGCCGGCTACGACCGCCCCCTGATCGTGCAGTACTTCGACTACCTCGGCGGGGTGCTGCGCGGCGACTTCGGCACCACCTACACCGACAACACCCCCGTCACCGAGGTGCTGACCACCTACGGCGCGGCGACCTTCGAGCTGGTCGTGTACTCGCTCGTCGTGGCGCTGCTGCTCGGCGTGCCGCTGGGGATGATCGCGGCCCGCACCCGCGACCGCTGGCCCGACGCCGTGCTGCGGATCATCGCGATCCTCGGCTACGCCACCCCCGTCTTCTTCGTCGGCCTGCTGCTGAAGCTCGTGTTCTCCGTGGGCCTGGGCTGGCTGCCCGTCGCGGGGAGGCTCTCGACCAGCGGGCAGATCACGATGAGCACGATCCTCAACCCCTCCCCGTTCTCTCTGCTGGACGCGCTGCGGCTGGGGGACACGGAGCTGCTGAGGGACGTGCTCGGCCACGCCGTGCTGCCGGCCGTGGCGCTCGGCATCCTCACCGGCGGGGTCTTCCTGCGCCTGGTGCGCACCAACATGATCGGCACGCTGGAGATGCAGTACATCGAATCGGCCCGCTCGCGCGGCGTGGCCGAGACCCGGCTGACCACCCGCCACGGGCTGCGGCCCGCCCTGATCCCGATCATCACCGTGATGGGCATGCAGGTCGCGATGATGCTCGGCGGCGCGGTGCTCACCGAGACCACCTTCGAGTGGAACGGGCTGGGATACATGCTCGCCGAGTACATGAAGGCCCGCGACTACATCGCCGTGCAGGGCATCGTCATGATGCTGGCCGTGATCGTCGCGCTCTCGAACTTCGTGGTCGACGTGATCGCCGCGCTCATCGACCCGAGAGTGAGGTACTGA
- a CDS encoding ABC-type dipeptide transport system, periplasmic component (PFAM: Bacterial extracellular solute-binding proteins, family 5 Middle) → MFDAAFTPRRRAVLVSMAGVPVLLTACAKTTEDGDGSGGSGSGDGGGGGTITVGTTDKVTALDPAAAYDNGSSTVWTQCYSYLLNTSIGSEDGRPEPDLAETAEFTSDTVFTVTLQEGLTFANGNDLTTEDVKHTFDRQLAIADPNGPSSLLGNLEKVEIVDDLTVEFHLKEPNDQTFPYVLTSPVGPIVDSEVFPADSTLADNEIVDAEAFSGPYKITSWKINELVTYEAFPEYKGLFGTPATSSVVMSYYADQNNMKLDIQQGNIDCVWRSLSATDIADLQEDDAVAVHDGPGGEIRYIVFNFHTNPYGEETADADPDKARAVRQAVADLLDREAISDSVYNGTYTPLYSYIPEGLPGSGSQFQDLYGDGSGGPDPDRARTRLEDAGVEIPVQLSLQYNPDHYGNSSGDEYAAVKNQLEADGLFEVDLKSTEWVQYSKDRVDDVYPAYQLGWFPDYSDADNYLSPFFATENFLANHFTNEEVDELIAKQRGTQDEAEREALFVQIQDLVAEEISTLPLLQGAQIAVSTAEIEGVTLDSSFKFRISPISK, encoded by the exons ATGTTCGATGCCGCCTTCACCCCCCGACGCCGCGCCGTGCTGGTGTCGATGGCCGGTGTCCCCGTGCTGCTGACCGCCTGCGCCAAGACCACCGAGGACGGCGACGGCTCCGGCGGCTCCGGCAGCGGCGACGGG GGGGGCGGCGGCACCATCACCGTCGGCACCACCGACAAGGTCACCGCCCTGGACCCGGCCGCCGCCTACGACAACGGCTCCTCGACCGTGTGGACGCAGTGCTACTCCTACCTGCTGAACACCTCGATCGGCTCCGAGGACGGCCGGCCCGAACCGGATCTCGCCGAGACCGCCGAGTTCACCAGCGACACCGTCTTCACCGTGACGCTCCAGGAGGGCCTGACCTTCGCCAACGGCAACGATCTGACCACCGAGGACGTCAAGCACACCTTCGACCGACAGCTCGCGATCGCCGACCCCAACGGCCCCTCGAGCCTGCTGGGCAACCTCGAGAAGGTCGAGATCGTCGACGACCTCACCGTCGAGTTCCACCTCAAGGAGCCCAACGACCAGACCTTCCCGTACGTGCTCACCAGCCCGGTGGGCCCGATCGTCGACTCCGAGGTGTTCCCCGCGGACTCCACCCTGGCCGACAACGAGATCGTCGACGCCGAAGCCTTCTCCGGCCCGTACAAGATCACCAGCTGGAAGATCAACGAGCTGGTCACCTACGAGGCGTTCCCCGAGTACAAGGGCCTGTTCGGCACCCCCGCCACCTCGAGCGTGGTGATGTCCTACTACGCCGATCAGAACAACATGAAGCTCGACATCCAGCAGGGCAACATCGACTGCGTCTGGCGCTCGCTGTCCGCCACGGACATCGCCGACCTCCAGGAGGACGATGCCGTCGCCGTGCACGACGGCCCGGGCGGCGAGATCCGCTACATCGTGTTCAACTTCCACACCAACCCGTACGGCGAGGAGACCGCGGACGCGGATCCGGACAAGGCCCGCGCCGTGCGCCAGGCGGTCGCCGACCTGCTGGATCGCGAGGCGATCTCCGACTCGGTCTACAACGGCACCTACACCCCGCTGTACTCGTACATCCCCGAAGGGCTGCCGGGCTCCGGCAGCCAGTTCCAGGACCTGTACGGCGACGGCTCCGGCGGGCCCGACCCGGACCGGGCCCGCACCCGCCTCGAGGACGCCGGCGTCGAGATCCCGGTGCAGCTCAGCCTGCAGTACAACCCCGACCACTACGGCAACTCCTCCGGTGACGAGTACGCCGCGGTGAAGAACCAGCTCGAGGCCGACGGCCTGTTCGAGGTGGACCTGAAGTCCACCGAATGGGTGCAGTACTCCAAGGACCGGGTCGACGACGTCTACCCCGCCTACCAGCTGGGCTGGTTCCCGGACTACTCGGACGCCGACAACTACCTCTCCCCGTTCTTCGCGACCGAGAACTTCCTCGCCAACCACTTCACGAACGAGGAGGTCGACGAGCTCATCGCGAAGCAGCGCGGCACCCAGGACGAGGCCGAGCGCGAGGCGCTGTTCGTGCAGATCCAGGACCTCGTGGCCGAGGAGATCTCCACGCTCCCGCTGCTGCAGGGCGCGCAGATCGCGGTGTCCACCGCGGAGATCGAGGGCGTCACCCTGGACTCCTCCTTCAAGTTCCGCATCTCGCCGATCTCGAAGTGA